The sequence GGAATATGGATAAAAGATACTGTTCAGGGGTTGGGTACACTTACTTATGTTGAACCAGAAACGGGAAATTTTGGTGCATTGGGTCATGGCATAACAGATACCGATTTTGAAAAAATTATTCCTATTTCGCATGGAAAAATTATGGAAGCAGAAATAGATGGCATCAAAAAAGGTGAAGCGGGTGTTCCAGGTGAAATTAGTGGAATAATTGATACAGCTGATGCAGCAAGTCTTGGTAGTGTAGCTAACAATACTAATTGCGGAATTTTTGGAATTATGGATGAAAATGATATAGAACAAGTGACCAAAGAAACAGTTCAAGTAGCTACTTCGAGTGAAGTAGAAGAAGGAGAGGCTGTAATTTTGGCTGATTTAACAGGAGAGGGAGTGCGGTCATATGATGTAAAAATTCAAAAGATAGCAAAGCATATTAGTGAACCGTCTAAAGGAATGATTGTAAAAATTATTGATGAAGAATTGTTAAATATTACAAAAGGAATAATTCAAGGGATGAGTGGGTCTCCTATTATTCAAAATGATAAAATTATAGGAGCTATAAGTCATGTATTTGTCAATGATCCAACAACAGGATATGGAATTTTTATAGAGAATATGCTAAAAACAGCAGAAAATATTGAGTAAATTGCATAAAAAAGTGTTGTAATTAATGGATGATACAAGGAGAGCACTTTGTAGCGTCAATTTTTATAATTTGAAAGAAGTAATAATAATTTGATTTGGTAATGAGTTTGCATATAATGAAAAGAATAATGAGTGATGTAAAATTTGTATAAAAGATATGATAAATAAAAAAAGGGTAATATGAAATAGACTGTAAATGAATTTGCAGTCTATTTTGATTTTAATGATATTTTTTTATTAAGGAATTTAGAGTAGGATCTGTCGTACCCTGTCCAATAGCATTGAAGCGCCATTCACTGTCTTTTTTATAAAGTTCACCAAATATGAGGGCGGTTAAATTAGAATAATCATCGGTTAAATTATATCTGCAAAGTTCGATATTATTTTTTGGATCTACTATTCTAATAAAAGCATTTTTTACATTGCCAAAATGTTGTTTGCGTTCTGTGGATTGATAAATATTAACTACAACTATTAAGGAATCAAGAGATGGAGGCATTTTTGAAAAATCTACAATAATTTGTTCATCATCACCGTCACCATCACCTGTTAAATTATCACCAAGATGTGTGATGGCTCCACTTGGATGTGATAGGTTGCCATAATATATAACATCACTATTATTTGTGAGTTTTTTATTCGATAATGCAAGAATAGAAGCATCGCAATCAAAAGGTTTAGTTTTTGAAAAAAGACTAGCTTTCTGATTTTTCGCATCCCATCCTAATCCGATTATTACTTGGGAAAGTCCAGGGCGTTCTTTGGTCAAACTAATTTTTTGTCCTTTTTGTAAACTAACTGCCATTATAAATTCCCCTTTCTAAGAATTTAGATACAAAAGAAGGCTATACCTCCCGTATTAAAACTTGGAAATATAGCCCTTATCTTTAGATTATTCAATGATTTCAGAAACAACTCCAGAACCTACTGTACGTCCGCCTTCACGAATCGCAAATCTAAGTCCTTGTTGCATAGCTATTGGATGGATAAGCTCAATTTCCATTTCGATGTTATCCCCAGGCATACACATTTCTACGCCTTCTGGTAATTTAATTAGTCCAGTAACGTCTGTTGTACGGAAATAGAATTGTGGTCTATAATTTGAAAAGAATGGAGTATGACGACCGCCCTCTTCTTTTTTAAGAACGTAAACCTCAGCTTTAAATTTTGTATGAGGAGTGATTGATCCAGGTTTACAAAGAACTTGACCACGTTCGATTTCATTTCTTTGAACACCACGAAGAAGTGCACCGATGTTATCGCCAGCTTCACCTTGATCAAGAAGTTTTCTAAACATCTCAACTCCAGTACAAATTACTTTACGAGTTTCTTTTTTGATACCAACGATTTCTACTTCGTCTCCAACTTTTAGGATACCAGATTCAATTTTACCTGTGGCAACTGTTCCACGACCAGTAATAGAGAATACGTCTTCAACTGGCATAAGGAAAGGTTTTTCTGTATCACGCTTAGGAGTTGGAATATATTCATCGATGATTTCGAACATTTCAACGATTTTATCTCCCCAAGGACCCATTGGATCATTAAGAGCTTGAAGCGCAGAACCTTGAATAATAGGAGTATCATCTCCAGGGAACTCATATTCATTTAAAAGTTCACGAATCTCCATTTCTACTAATTCGATAAGTTCTTCGTCATCAACCATATCGCATTTATTTAGGAATACTACGATATAAGGAACACCAACTTGTCGAGAAAGTAGGATATGCTCACGAGTTTGAGCCATTGGCCCGTCAGTAGCTGCACAAACAAGGATGGTTCCATCCATTTGAGCTGCTCCTGTGATCATGTTTTTAACATAGTCAGCATGTCCTGGACAGTCAACGTGTGCATAGTGACGATTTGGTGTCTCATATTCAACGTGAGCTGTAGAAATTGTAATACCACGCTCTCTTTCTTCTGGAGCTTTATCAATATTGTCGAAAGCAACTGCTTCACCAGTACCATATCTTTCGTGAAGAGTTTTTGTGATCGCAGCAGTAAGAGTAGTCTTACCGTGGTCAACGTGTCCGATTGTTCCAATATTTACGTGTGGTTTGTTACGTTCAAATTTAGCTTTAGCCATTTTAAAAAATCCTCCTTGAAATGCAACTGAATATTTTCAGTTAGTTTTATTATTAATTATTTCCATTTGATATTGAAATTATTCCAATTTATATTACTTTTGATACGAAACAAATTATTTGCCGTCAGCAACAACTTTATCTTGAATACTCTTTGGACATTGCTCATAGTGATCAAATTCCATAGAATAGTTGCCTCGACCTTGAGTTCTAGAACGAAGATCTGTCGCATATCCAAACATTTCTGCTAGTGGAACCAGAGCTCTAATTTCTTGAGCACCATTACGAGCTTCCATTCCTTCGATTCTACCACGACGAGAGTTAATGTTACCAATAACATCGCCCATGTAGTCTTCAGGAACAATGACTACAACTTTCATAATAGGCTCAAGTAGTAATCCACCAGCTTTTTTCATAGCATCTTTGAATGCCATAGAACCTGCTATTTTAAATGCCATCTCGGATGAGTCAACATCATGATAGGAACCATCGTAGCAGTCGGCCATGATACCTAAAACTTCGTATCCTGCTAGAGGACCACTTGTCATAGCATCTCTAATACCTTTGTCTACTGCTGGAATATATTCTTTTGGAATAGAACCACCGACAACTGAGCTTTTAAATTCATAAGTTTTTTCAGAGTTAGGATCAAGTCTTGAAAATCTAACTTTACAGTGTCCATATTGACCACTACCACCAGATTGACGAACGAATTTGGATTCGATATCAACATCTTTAGCGAGAGTTTCTTTATAAGCAACTTGAGGAGCGCCTACATTAGCTTCAACTTTAAATTCACGAAGCAGTCTATCGACGATGATTTCAAGGTGTAATTCACCCATACCAGCTATAATTGTTTGACCAGTTTCTTGGTCTGTATATGCTTTAAAAGTTGGATCTTCTTCAGCAAGTTTAGATAATGCAATACCCATTTTTTCCTGACCAGCTTTAGTCTTTGGTTCGATAGCAACAGAGATAACAGGTTCTGGGAATACCATCGATTCAAGGATTACAGGATTATCTTCTGTACAAAGAGTATCACCCGTAGTAGTTCCTTTTAAACCAACTGCTGCTGCAATATCGCCAGCATATACTTTGTCAATATCTTGTCTTGAGTTTGCGTGCATTTGTACTATACGACCGATTCTCTCTTTTTTGCCTTTTACAGAGTTATATACATATGATCCTGATTCAAGTGTACCAGAATAAACTCTGAAGAAGGCAAGTTTTCCAACGAATGGGTCTGTCATGATTTTGAATGCAAGTGCTGAGAAAGGCTCTTCATCAGATGAGTGACGTACCATAGGTTCATCGGTATCTGGGTCTATGCCTTTGATAGCTTCGATATCTGTAGGTGCAGGCATATACTCAACAATGGCATCAAGTAATCTTTGAACACCTTTGTTTTTATAGGCCGAGCCACAGAATACAGGGACGATTTGAGTTCCTATAACTGCTTTTCTAAGACCTGTTTTTAGCTCTTGCAAAGTAAGCTCTTCACCTTCTAAATATTTTTCTGCCAAATCATCATCAATACTTGCAATGGCATCAATTGCTTCTTCTCTAAATTTTTCAGCTTTTTCTTTCATATCATCTGGAATCTCAATTTCATCGATTTCTTTTCCAAGATCGTCTTTATAGATATAAGCTTTGTTTTCAAG is a genomic window of Candidatus Epulonipiscium viviparus containing:
- a CDS encoding TerD family protein, coding for MAVSLQKGQKISLTKERPGLSQVIIGLGWDAKNQKASLFSKTKPFDCDASILALSNKKLTNNSDVIYYGNLSHPSGAITHLGDNLTGDGDGDDEQIIVDFSKMPPSLDSLIVVVNIYQSTERKQHFGNVKNAFIRIVDPKNNIELCRYNLTDDYSNLTALIFGELYKKDSEWRFNAIGQGTTDPTLNSLIKKYH
- the tuf gene encoding elongation factor Tu, with translation MAKAKFERNKPHVNIGTIGHVDHGKTTLTAAITKTLHERYGTGEAVAFDNIDKAPEERERGITISTAHVEYETPNRHYAHVDCPGHADYVKNMITGAAQMDGTILVCAATDGPMAQTREHILLSRQVGVPYIVVFLNKCDMVDDEELIELVEMEIRELLNEYEFPGDDTPIIQGSALQALNDPMGPWGDKIVEMFEIIDEYIPTPKRDTEKPFLMPVEDVFSITGRGTVATGKIESGILKVGDEVEIVGIKKETRKVICTGVEMFRKLLDQGEAGDNIGALLRGVQRNEIERGQVLCKPGSITPHTKFKAEVYVLKKEEGGRHTPFFSNYRPQFYFRTTDVTGLIKLPEGVEMCMPGDNIEMEIELIHPIAMQQGLRFAIREGGRTVGSGVVSEIIE
- the fusA gene encoding elongation factor G, yielding MAGREYPLERTRNIGIMAHIDAGKTTLTERILFYTGRNHKIGETHEGGATMDWMEQEKERGITITSAATTCFWNNNRVNIIDTPGHVDFTVEVERSLRVLDSAVGVFCAKGGVEPQSETVWRQADKYNVPRMAFVNKMDIMGADFYNAVDMMRDRLGTNAVPMQLPIGAEDEFIGIIDLLENKAYIYKDDLGKEIDEIEIPDDMKEKAEKFREEAIDAIASIDDDLAEKYLEGEELTLQELKTGLRKAVIGTQIVPVFCGSAYKNKGVQRLLDAIVEYMPAPTDIEAIKGIDPDTDEPMVRHSSDEEPFSALAFKIMTDPFVGKLAFFRVYSGTLESGSYVYNSVKGKKERIGRIVQMHANSRQDIDKVYAGDIAAAVGLKGTTTGDTLCTEDNPVILESMVFPEPVISVAIEPKTKAGQEKMGIALSKLAEEDPTFKAYTDQETGQTIIAGMGELHLEIIVDRLLREFKVEANVGAPQVAYKETLAKDVDIESKFVRQSGGSGQYGHCKVRFSRLDPNSEKTYEFKSSVVGGSIPKEYIPAVDKGIRDAMTSGPLAGYEVLGIMADCYDGSYHDVDSSEMAFKIAGSMAFKDAMKKAGGLLLEPIMKVVVIVPEDYMGDVIGNINSRRGRIEGMEARNGAQEIRALVPLAEMFGYATDLRSRTQGRGNYSMEFDHYEQCPKSIQDKVVADGK